A region of Amyelois transitella isolate CPQ chromosome 19, ilAmyTran1.1, whole genome shotgun sequence DNA encodes the following proteins:
- the LOC106132587 gene encoding origin recognition complex subunit 1: protein MPRKRQTRNKAVEWLSEEIPHPQRLSNLFCYYEKFEFGEIVAGIGDFVLISNADAPEPDTEEGCDAARIVSLYEDGSNNNDPFRAKVQWYSKPVDLPTSCFHNTDPISFIDREVIEDHRSFETDVSIETFFKKCSIEFRFTKDIPENQNLPPYHYICRYRLIALTKRKVQFEPVMEQEREALRLLSTPSKLASTSKSATPKTPTSLVKRMSRVSLSEQKNWSISKANGTKLLLKRAILADKIEKDSPKKATPKLTLKSVAETPKSSRKLTKGNIEDILSMELKENSDEELPTLIIRQHEPTTPKRKQSLSKTTDETPKKVLIFDEEKNIQTPTTRSGRVTKAPISYTEEDESPVKRTPRKAVRKMSVDDDDDFKPMPKTPKTPRTPRTPRLSKATPVRTPRRTKITTSQLTPTLHTRAHSVDNIDDFTNDNKSLPGRESQMDEILSFVRTKLLDATSGCMYISGVPGTGKTATVCSALKILKDEADLPDFQLVEVNGMRIAEPRQAYVQIYKQLTGKSVVWEQACSLLEKRFTNPGPRRTPTVLLVDELDALCTRRQDVLYSIMEWAAHNSALLTVLAVANTMDLPERALAARVASRLGLTRLTFPPYTHTQLQKIVATRLAGANVTPDAVQLIARKVAAVSGDARRALALCARALELAGSNEAGLKEVQQALGEAASSAAVRAIRNCCPAERLMLRAVAAEVERTGSDETTLSRALATAAAIVSLDGRPYKSAPNIRAPTPAQAQAICSRLAAIRLLLLEPKPSEPRLLLNVSADDVHYATRQITV from the exons atgccCAGAAAACGACAAACCAGAAATAAAGCTGTTGAGTGGTTAAGCGAAGAAATACCTCACCCTCAAAGACTTTCAAATTTATTCTGTTATTACGA gaaatttgaatttggtgaAATAGTAGCTGGAATTGGCGATTTTGTGTTAATTTCTAATGCTGACGCCCCTGAGCCTGATACGGAAGAAGGCTGCGATGCAGCTCGCATTGTTTCCCTGTACGAAGACGGGTCCAACAATAATGACCCATTCAGAGCCAAAGTGCAGTGGTATTCTAAGCCCGTGGACCTACCGACATCATGCTTCCATAATACGGACCCtattagttttattgataGAGAG GTAATTGAAGACCATAGGTCATTTGAGACAGATGTGTCAATAGAGACTTTCTTCAAGAAGTGCTCCATAGAATTCAGGTTCACAAAAGATATTCCTGAGAATCAAAATCTTCCCCCATACCACTATATATGTCGCTACAGACTTATTGCTTTAACTAAACGGAAAGTACAATTTGAACCTGTCATGGAACAAGAGAGAGAAGCTCTGCGGTTACTCTCCACGCCCAGCAAGCTGGCATCTACTTCAAAGTCAGCCACACCTAAAACACCAACTAGTCTAGTCAAAAGAATGAGTCGAGTTTCTTTATCTGAACAGAAAAACTGGAGTATATCCAAAGCGAATGGTACCAAATTATTGCTAAAACGGGCTATATTAGCAGACAAAATTGAAAAGGATTCACCAAAAAAGGCTACACCAAAATTAACACTAAAATCAGTAGCTGAGACACCTAAAAGTTCAAGAAAACTGACAAAGGGTAACATTGAAGATATATTGTCTAtggaattaaaagaaaattctgATGAAGAGCTGCCAACTTTAATAATCAGACAGCATGAACCTACCACACCAAAGAGGAAACAATCTTTATCTAAAACTACAGACGAAACACCTAAAAAGGTGTTAATAtttgatgaagaaaaaaatatccaaaccCCCACTACTCGCTCGGGCAGAGTGACAAAAGCTCCTATAAGTTATACTGAAGAAGATGAATCTCCTGTAAAAAGAACACCAAGGAAGGCAGTTCGTAAAATGAgtgttgatgatgatgatgacttCAAACCTATGCCGAAGACCCCTAAAACGCCAAGAACTCCTAGGACTCCAAGGTTATCAAAGGCTACTCCTGTCAGAACGCCGAGACGGACCAAGATTACAACTAGCCAGTTAACACCAACTTTGCACACAAGAGCCCATTCAGTAGACAATATTGATG aTTTCACAAATGATAACAAATCTTTACCTGGCAGAGAGTCGCAAATGGATGAAATTCTGTCATTTGTTAGGACAAAACTATTAGATGCCACCAGTGG ATGCATGTACATATCCGGTGTACCTGGAACTGGAAAAACTGCTACTGTGTGCTCTGCTTTGAAAATCCTGAAGGATGAAGCGGACCTCCCGGACTTTCAGCTGGTGGAGGTGAACGGCATGAGGATAGCTGAGCCCAGGCAGGCTTATGTGCAGATTTATAAGCAACTCACTG gTAAGTCCGTTGTTTGGGAGCAGGCATGTTCCTTATTGGAAAAACGATTTACAAATCCAGGCCCGAGGAGGACACCCACGGTTTTATTAGTGGAtgag CTGGACGCCCTGTGCACCCGTCGCCAAGACGTCCTGTACAGCATCATGGAGTGGGCCGCACACAACTCCGCACTCCTCACAGTGCTCGCCGTCGCCAACACCATGGACCTCCCGGAGAGGGCGCTGGCGGCGAGGGTGGCCTCACGTCTAGGGCTGACGAGGCTGACATTCCCTCCGTACACTCACACGCAGCTGCAGAAGATAGTGGCCACCAGGTTGGCTGGGGCTAACGTGACGCCTGACGCTGTGCAGTTGATCGCCAG GAAAGTGGCAGCCGTATCAGGGGACGCTCGTCGGGCGCTCGCGCTGTGTGCGCGGGCGCTCGAGCTGGCCGGCTCCAACGAAGCGGGGCTGAAGGAAGTGCAGCAAGCGTTGGGCGAAGCTGCTTCCAGTGCCGCCGTCAGGGCGATACGGAACTGCTGTCCGGCTGAGAGGCTGATGCTTAGAGCTGTGGCGGCTGAG GTGGAAAGAACTGGGTCAGACGAAACAACGCTATCCCGGGCTCTAGCCACAGCTGCGGCGATAGTGTCTCTGGATGGACGCCCATACAAGTCGGCTCCTAATATTCGCGCCCCCACTCCTGCGCAAGCGCAAGCTATTTGTTCGAGACTGGCCGCCATTAGACTACTTTTGCTTGAACCAAAGCCTTCTGAACCAAGATTATTGTTGAATGTTAGTGCTGATGATGTACACTACGCAACTAGACAGATTACTGTGTAA
- the LOC106132597 gene encoding protein AATF translates to MKFKQKKSSKITLSEKIADALTVKPRADIEDDQVFGTKPHTLSRADFSSSESEDAAVISDFRKRNVNLLSEISKKYEGTVVSKKDFYNQSDESGSENSDDFRQNDTLQTDSEDVQSENEKQTSGKLGKLKIQHDLDSEDVDSDSDAESEDYSITKFQKSQRGTSDEDSDQGDEESGEDDEESGEGDEEGYDISQLDKPMKEEFEHVKKKNVSEEVKKGKCVRNELLIWESLLEMRIHLQRCVNTANQMPMPDTFIEMKKTESFIEENKTTTNNVANMLDKFLTLQNLLLKNFPETKSLVSKKDSESNQATKQDSDEEIPSDTDNEEIPSDTEPEDDAPEEEAPKKEIKAKSSMAKKRKLEDYEKELSTSHKSFKTFRDTTIQKWNDKTRLATAANIKNAPTNTILQQISYILSDREKLIRRTQLKRSEYDIIGYEKPKDNENKDENGVEVNPVTRGRKDDDEYIPEIFDDSDFYHQLLRELIECKSADISDPVQLSRQWIALQQMRSKMKRKVDMKASKGRKIKYVVHNPLVNFMASEKSTTWNEESTNELYSSLFGKMFEHNNVGFNGNGFNIK, encoded by the exons atgaaGTTTAAACAGAAGAAATCTTCGAAAATAACTTTATCAGAGAAGATAGCCGACGCTTTAACAGTTAAACCCCGAGCTGATATAGAAGACGACCAAGTATTTGGAACCAAACCACATACCCTTTCACGTGCCGATTTTAGCTCATCAGAAAGCGAGGATGCAGCAGTTATTAGTGATTTTAGGaaaagaaatgtaaatttattgagTGAAATTAGCAAGAAGTATGAGGGTACAGTTGTATCCAAGAAAGATTTTTACAATCAAAGTGATGAAAGCGGTAGTGAAAATTCTGATGATTTTCGCCAGAATGACACATTGCAGACCGATTCAGAGGATGTGCAGTcagaaaatgaaaaacagaCGAGTGGCAAATTGGGCAAACTTAAAATTCAACATGATTTGGACTCTGAAGATGttgattcagatagtgatgCTGAAAGCGAAGATTATAGCATAACCAAGTTTCAGAAATCCCAAAGGGGAACTTCTGATGAAGATTCAGATCAAGGTGATGAAGAGTCTGGTGAAGATGATGAAGAGTCTGGTGAAGGTGATGAAGAAGGCTACGACATTAGTCAGTTGGATAAGCCCATGAAAGAGGAATTTGAACATGTGAAGAAAAAGAATGTTTCTGAGGAAGTCAAGAAAGGGAAATGTGTGCGCAATGAGCTTTTGATATGGGAAAGTTTGTTAGAGATGAGAATCCACTTGCAGAGATGTGTGAACACCGCTAATCAGATGCCAATGCCCGACACATTCATTGAAATGAAGAAAACTGAAAGCTTTATTGAAGAGAATAAAACAACCACAAATAATGTTGCTAATATGCTAGATAA ATTTTTAACTCTACAGaacttgttattaaaaaacttcCCAGAAACAAAATCACTTGTATCAAAAAAAGATTCTGAATCAAACCAAGCAACAAAACAAGATAGTGATGAGGAAATTCCTAGTGACACAGATAATGAAGAAATACCATCAGACACAGAACCTGAAGATGATGCTCCTGAAGAAGAAGctcctaaaaaagaaattaaagctAAATCTAGTATGgctaagaaaagaaaattagaaGATTACGAAAAAGAATTATCAACATCACACAAATCGTTTAAAACATTTAGAGACACAACAATACAGAAGTGGAATGACAAAACAAGGTTAGCTACTGcagccaatattaaaaatgcaccAACGAACACAATATTACAGCAAATATCGTACATACTATCTGACAGAGAAAAACTTATTAGGAGAACTCAGTTGAAGAGATCCGAGTATGATATAATTGGATATGAGAAACCTAAAGACAATGagaataaagatgaaaatggAGTGGAAGTGAATCCTGTCACAAGGGGCCGAAAAGACGATGATGAATATATTCCTGAAATATTTGATGATAGTGATTTCTACCATCAGTTGCTTCGGGAATTAATTGAGTGTAAATCTGCTGATATATCAGATCCGGTTCAGTTAAGTAGGCAATGGATAGCTCTGCAACAGATGAGGAGTAAGATGAAAAGGAAAGTTGATATGAAGGCGAGTAAAGGCCGCAAAATAAAGTATGTTGTTCATAATCCGCTGGTGAATTTTATGGCATCAGAGAAAAGTACCACGTGGAATGAAGAGAGCACTAATGAATTGTATAGCTCACTGTTTGGGAAGATGTTCGAGCATAACAATGTAGGATTCAATGGCAATggctttaatataaaatag